In bacterium, a single window of DNA contains:
- a CDS encoding AMP-binding protein, with protein MSGASSDNNVLSYLDRAARRVPDRAALIFDGSDGREDSLTFGRLRDRVDRVARGLAAAGLSPGERTIVMIPMSADLYAAMLGVLQLGAVAVFVDPWVGARQIAAFAAFAEPSAYVGVGRSHLLRLLDRRLRSIALSITSGRRLGPLPASRTLAEIEGLGGRYSRGLSEAAPVEPDDPALITFTSGSSGLPKGTNRTHRFLAAQHQALAAEFPYSDHDIDMPMFPVFALNNLALGIPSVVPAMDFRRVDQVDGAAIVGQMLAHCVSTATASPPFFDRVVEHLKASGDPPPRLRRILTGGAPVRSEQLERWQEALPETAIEVVYGSTEAEPVAHIGAADKLAAEAEAPATAGYCVGRPSSFVRTRLVPIRREALDTEVENLPAGEIGELLVTGEHVCKDYYRNSEAVLENKWIAPSGETWHRMGDTGYFDDRERFWLVGRVHSTILRAGRPVHAQPVEQAAGAGVGDLGPRAAVGLPDPELGERVVLALERSLTETERAALADRLEAAGQPVDEIVCLGAALPLDPRHRSKIDYPELRAKLLKTPRGRRGAGPSEKHRQ; from the coding sequence ATGAGCGGCGCCTCTAGCGACAATAACGTCCTCTCCTATCTGGACCGGGCCGCGAGACGCGTACCCGACCGGGCCGCTCTCATCTTCGACGGAAGTGACGGGCGCGAAGACAGTCTGACGTTCGGTCGGCTTCGAGACCGAGTCGACCGGGTCGCTCGCGGCCTGGCCGCCGCGGGCCTATCCCCCGGTGAGCGCACCATCGTGATGATCCCGATGTCGGCGGACCTCTACGCCGCCATGCTCGGCGTTCTGCAGCTGGGCGCGGTCGCGGTGTTCGTCGATCCCTGGGTGGGTGCGCGCCAGATCGCGGCATTCGCGGCATTTGCCGAGCCGAGCGCCTACGTCGGTGTCGGCCGGAGCCATCTGCTGCGGCTTCTGGATCGCCGCCTGCGCTCGATCGCGCTCTCGATCACCAGCGGGCGCCGCCTCGGACCACTCCCGGCCTCGAGGACTCTTGCCGAGATCGAGGGCCTCGGCGGTAGGTATTCGCGAGGACTCTCCGAGGCCGCTCCGGTCGAGCCCGACGATCCCGCGCTGATCACCTTTACCAGCGGCTCGAGCGGCCTGCCCAAGGGCACCAACCGGACCCACCGCTTTCTCGCCGCCCAGCATCAAGCGCTCGCCGCGGAGTTTCCCTACAGCGACCACGATATCGACATGCCCATGTTCCCGGTCTTCGCCCTCAACAATCTGGCGCTCGGGATTCCATCGGTGGTGCCGGCGATGGACTTTCGCCGGGTGGATCAAGTCGACGGCGCGGCAATCGTCGGCCAGATGCTCGCTCATTGCGTTTCCACTGCCACGGCTTCACCGCCCTTCTTCGATCGCGTAGTCGAGCATCTGAAAGCAAGCGGAGATCCGCCGCCCCGGCTCCGCCGGATCCTGACCGGCGGGGCGCCGGTGCGCTCCGAGCAGCTCGAGCGGTGGCAGGAGGCCTTGCCCGAGACCGCGATCGAGGTGGTCTACGGCTCGACCGAAGCCGAGCCGGTCGCCCATATCGGCGCCGCCGACAAGTTGGCGGCGGAAGCCGAGGCTCCAGCGACCGCCGGCTACTGCGTCGGCCGGCCAAGCTCGTTCGTGCGGACTCGCCTGGTCCCGATCCGGCGCGAAGCCCTCGACACCGAAGTCGAAAATCTGCCGGCCGGAGAGATCGGCGAGCTTCTGGTCACCGGCGAGCACGTCTGCAAGGACTACTACCGCAACTCGGAGGCCGTTCTCGAGAACAAGTGGATCGCCCCCTCGGGAGAGACCTGGCACCGGATGGGCGACACCGGCTATTTCGACGATCGAGAGCGCTTCTGGCTCGTGGGGCGGGTCCACTCCACGATTCTGCGTGCCGGCCGGCCGGTCCATGCTCAGCCCGTCGAGCAGGCGGCCGGAGCAGGCGTCGGCGATCTCGGCCCGAGAGCGGCGGTCGGGCTTCCCGACCCCGAGCTCGGGGAACGAGTGGTGCTGGCGCTCGAGCGATCGCTGACCGAGACCGAGCGCGCGGCCCTGGCCGACCGGCTCGAAGCCGCCGGCCAGCCGGTGGACGAGATCGTCTGCCTGGGAGCAGCGCTGCCGCTCGATCCCCGGCATCGGAGCAAAATCGACTATCCAGAGCTTCGGGCCAAGCTCCTGAAAACACCGCGCGGCCGCCGGGGCGCGGGCCCGTCCGAGAAACATCGGCAATGA
- the ubiA gene encoding UbiA family prenyltransferase, with translation MSQPRTARLSVDSPFRRRLRAYLAERFPLLGHGVLIVSYYSSNQFLAKALTYPGEPMRYGAHSILGAITLFCFFFHLRVFDEHKDFEEDSRHYPQRVLQRGLIRLRDLRFLGAAAIAIEIALSSVRGSPALVALLLALGFSLLMLKEFFVRAWLKRHFLVYATSHMLIMPLLALMVYSFTTQSYPWTAPGWFWVYAFVGFFVTFNWEVSRKIRAPEQELEGVDSYSKIFGTYGAAYVVIAIRVVDTAMVAAVGYHLGLSTWFYAALVALFALCLVGFFQYLRHTSAKTAKRLETYAGMYIIAFDLILAVEIARKFGIVGLG, from the coding sequence ATGAGCCAGCCCCGGACCGCGCGGCTCAGCGTCGACTCGCCGTTTCGGAGGCGATTGCGCGCCTACCTGGCCGAGCGCTTTCCTCTCCTCGGGCACGGGGTGCTGATCGTGAGCTACTACTCCTCGAATCAGTTCCTCGCCAAGGCCCTCACCTACCCCGGCGAGCCCATGCGCTACGGCGCGCACTCGATTCTGGGAGCGATCACCCTCTTCTGTTTCTTCTTTCATCTCCGGGTCTTCGACGAGCACAAGGACTTCGAGGAGGACTCGCGTCACTATCCGCAGCGGGTGCTCCAGCGCGGGCTGATCCGGCTGCGCGACCTCCGTTTCCTGGGAGCCGCGGCGATCGCGATCGAGATCGCTCTCAGCTCCGTTCGCGGGTCGCCGGCACTCGTCGCCCTGCTGCTGGCGCTGGGGTTCTCGCTCTTGATGCTCAAGGAGTTCTTCGTTCGCGCCTGGCTCAAGCGCCACTTCCTCGTCTACGCCACGAGCCACATGTTGATCATGCCGTTGCTGGCGCTCATGGTCTACAGCTTCACCACCCAGAGCTATCCCTGGACGGCGCCCGGCTGGTTCTGGGTGTACGCCTTCGTCGGCTTCTTCGTGACCTTCAATTGGGAAGTGTCGCGCAAGATTCGCGCGCCCGAACAAGAGCTCGAAGGAGTCGACTCCTATTCCAAGATCTTCGGAACCTACGGCGCCGCCTATGTCGTGATCGCGATCCGCGTCGTCGACACCGCGATGGTCGCCGCGGTCGGATACCATCTCGGCTTGAGCACCTGGTTCTACGCCGCTCTGGTGGCGCTCTTCGCCTTGTGCCTGGTCGGCTTCTTCCAGTACCTGCGCCACACCAGCGCCAAGACCGCGAAGCGGCTCGAGACCTATGCCGGGATGTACATCATCGCGTTCGATCTGATTCTCGCGGTCGAGATCGCGCGCAAGTTCGGAATCGTCGGACTCGGATGA
- a CDS encoding phosphoenolpyruvate synthase — MIWIGEGSADVGAIGGKGANMAQLERIGLPVPAWFAVTTSAFRKALRGSELEERIGRRLARAGATDLLEAAAEIRAWVGEAALPEELAESVRGAVDSKIGPSALCAVRSSALGEDTAEASFAGLHDSFLFVRGTDSILETIRRVWASAFNDRALAYRRERDLPLEGISIAVVVQQMIEASVSGVVFTANPNNGDVHEVVVSALYGAGEGLVSAGLDADTWVVDKDSRSAEAAIAAKTEEIVFDRAAGSGLTRREVDAGRAEASALSEEQLQQVVESSLAIERAFGRPQDIEFSFDPSGALYVLQARAITTVDELGPAAGNRLLWDNSNIIESYSGVTSPMTYSFIRRAYTIVYHCFAEVMGIKSDVVRRNRETFENMLGLFRGQVYYNLRNWYRLIRLFPGFSYNSDFMESMMGVSEGARFGDDALPEPGWRKRYFVELPALLRLVTRSTWNFVRIRRVVGRFQEHFSSHFKAWSDLDFTRMAPHELRALYLEMEEKLLWNWKAPIINDFFVMIFYGTLKKLCATWCADESGSLQNDLICGEGGIESTLPTQRLLELAIEAAAEPELRSFLLDHSPEELAERLPAEPAFTSFFAEIETYLDLYGFRCVNELKLEEFSLKDRPQFLYQMLANYLRMDNLADLDPRTSTERESRIRREAEERAFSALGGFPLGWLRRRLFRRALGNARLGVKNRENMRFARTRIYGLFRELLRALGETLAREELLAERDDIFYLTLDEVWDFIKGTAVTTDLRGLVTLRRAEFDLFRSDSERMPDDRFETFGMAYHRNRFRARRRAGTAASEDGVLRGIGCCPGIVSGEVKLLRSPNEDARLEGEILVAERTDPGWVPLYPAVSGLLIERGSILSHSAIVAREMGIPTIVGIPGLSTALETGQHVTMDGAAGTVELEGGETQAATASDSTP, encoded by the coding sequence ATGATCTGGATCGGAGAGGGCTCCGCCGATGTTGGAGCGATCGGGGGCAAGGGCGCCAACATGGCGCAGCTCGAGCGGATCGGCCTGCCGGTGCCGGCCTGGTTCGCGGTAACCACTTCCGCTTTCCGCAAGGCGCTCCGCGGCTCCGAGCTCGAAGAGCGGATTGGGCGACGGCTCGCCCGCGCCGGCGCGACCGACCTTCTGGAGGCGGCGGCCGAGATCCGCGCCTGGGTCGGCGAAGCGGCACTGCCCGAAGAGCTCGCAGAGAGCGTTCGCGGCGCCGTCGATTCGAAGATCGGACCCTCGGCGCTCTGCGCGGTGCGCTCGTCGGCCCTGGGCGAGGACACCGCCGAGGCCTCCTTCGCGGGCCTCCATGACAGCTTTCTCTTCGTCCGTGGCACGGACTCGATTCTCGAAACCATTCGCCGGGTGTGGGCCTCCGCCTTCAACGATCGAGCCCTCGCCTATCGCCGCGAACGGGACCTGCCGCTCGAGGGGATCTCGATCGCGGTGGTTGTTCAGCAGATGATCGAGGCCTCCGTGAGCGGGGTGGTCTTCACCGCCAACCCGAACAACGGCGACGTCCACGAGGTCGTGGTGAGCGCGCTCTACGGAGCCGGTGAAGGTCTGGTCAGCGCCGGCCTCGACGCCGACACCTGGGTCGTCGACAAGGACAGTCGCTCGGCCGAGGCCGCGATCGCCGCCAAGACCGAGGAGATCGTCTTCGACCGGGCCGCCGGCAGCGGGCTCACTCGTCGTGAGGTCGACGCCGGCCGGGCCGAAGCTAGCGCCCTCTCCGAAGAGCAGCTCCAGCAGGTCGTCGAGAGCTCGCTCGCGATCGAGCGCGCCTTCGGCCGGCCGCAGGACATCGAGTTCTCGTTCGATCCGAGCGGCGCGCTCTACGTTCTGCAGGCGCGCGCGATCACGACCGTCGACGAGCTCGGCCCGGCGGCGGGCAATCGCCTGCTCTGGGACAACTCGAACATCATCGAAAGCTACTCCGGCGTCACCTCGCCGATGACCTACAGCTTCATCCGGCGCGCCTACACCATCGTCTACCACTGCTTCGCCGAGGTCATGGGAATCAAGTCCGACGTCGTGCGCCGGAACCGCGAGACCTTCGAGAACATGCTCGGGCTGTTTCGCGGTCAGGTCTACTACAACCTGCGCAACTGGTACCGGTTGATCCGGCTGTTTCCGGGATTCAGCTACAACAGCGACTTCATGGAGTCGATGATGGGGGTGAGCGAGGGCGCGCGGTTCGGCGACGACGCGCTGCCCGAGCCCGGATGGCGGAAGCGGTATTTCGTCGAGCTGCCCGCGCTGCTGCGGCTGGTCACGCGCTCGACCTGGAACTTCGTTCGTATCCGGCGGGTCGTGGGCCGGTTCCAGGAGCACTTCTCGTCGCACTTCAAGGCCTGGTCGGACCTCGATTTCACGCGCATGGCGCCGCACGAGCTGCGGGCGCTCTATCTCGAGATGGAGGAGAAGCTCCTCTGGAACTGGAAGGCGCCGATCATCAACGACTTCTTCGTCATGATCTTCTACGGCACGCTCAAGAAGCTCTGCGCCACGTGGTGTGCAGACGAATCGGGCTCGCTTCAGAACGACCTCATCTGCGGCGAGGGCGGCATCGAGAGCACGCTGCCCACGCAGCGGCTGCTCGAGCTGGCGATCGAGGCCGCGGCCGAGCCCGAGCTGCGCTCTTTCCTGCTCGACCACTCGCCCGAAGAGCTCGCCGAGCGGCTGCCGGCCGAGCCCGCCTTCACGTCGTTCTTCGCCGAGATCGAGACCTACCTCGATCTCTACGGCTTCCGCTGCGTCAACGAGCTCAAGCTCGAGGAGTTCTCGCTCAAGGACCGGCCGCAGTTTCTCTACCAGATGCTCGCCAACTATCTGAGAATGGACAACCTCGCGGACCTCGACCCCCGCACCAGCACCGAGCGCGAGTCCCGGATTCGTCGGGAGGCCGAAGAACGGGCCTTCTCGGCGCTCGGAGGCTTTCCGCTCGGGTGGCTACGGCGGCGGTTGTTCCGGCGGGCGCTCGGGAATGCCCGGCTCGGAGTCAAGAACCGCGAGAACATGCGCTTCGCCCGCACCCGCATCTACGGCCTCTTCCGCGAGCTCCTGCGAGCACTCGGAGAGACCCTGGCCCGTGAGGAGCTTCTCGCCGAGCGCGACGACATCTTCTATCTGACGCTCGACGAGGTCTGGGACTTCATCAAGGGGACCGCGGTCACCACCGACCTGCGCGGGCTCGTCACCCTGCGTCGCGCCGAGTTCGACCTCTTCCGCTCGGACAGCGAGCGCATGCCCGACGATCGCTTCGAGACCTTCGGCATGGCCTATCATCGGAACCGCTTTCGGGCCCGCCGGCGCGCCGGCACCGCGGCCTCGGAAGACGGCGTTCTCCGCGGCATCGGTTGCTGCCCCGGCATCGTCAGCGGCGAGGTCAAGCTCCTGCGCTCGCCGAACGAGGACGCCCGTCTCGAGGGCGAGATCCTGGTCGCCGAGCGCACGGATCCCGGATGGGTGCCGCTCTACCCCGCCGTCTCCGGACTCCTGATCGAGCGCGGCAGCATCCTGTCGCACTCGGCCATCGTCGCCCGCGAGATGGGCATTCCGACGATCGTCGGTATCCCCGGCCTGAGCACCGCCCTCGAAACCGGTCAGCACGTGACGATGGACGGAGCCGCGGGCACGGTCGAGCTCGAGGGCGGCGAGACCCAGGCCGCTACGGCGTCGGATTCCACGCCGTAG
- a CDS encoding DUF3419 family protein, which yields MTEASIQDRASFEIIRYANCWEDADVLCAALEPAPGKRLLSIASGGDNTLALLAEGADVVAADLSPAQLAVVELKVAAIRHLGRGGTLEFLGIRDSPLPRAEVFERLAGSLSAGAERYWRERPETLEAGVIHAGKFESYFRILRRKILPLVHGRKTVRAVLEERTPPERERFYRDRWDTWRWRLLFRLFFSRWVMARLGRDPEFFRFVEGSVADEILKRARRALTDLPTHANPYLDYILTGNFRTLPRYLRPEPFAKLEGRLDRLELAQGSIADVASSHADDGFDGFNLSDVFEYLDPELCRSIYETLVEHSRPGARLAYWNMLVPRRRPDSVADRVSSLDEQAAELYARDLAFFYGTFVVEQVSRE from the coding sequence ATGACCGAGGCCTCGATCCAGGATCGCGCCAGCTTCGAGATCATTCGATATGCCAATTGCTGGGAGGACGCCGACGTTCTGTGCGCCGCTCTCGAGCCCGCGCCCGGCAAACGACTGCTTTCGATTGCCTCGGGTGGTGACAACACGCTGGCTCTTCTGGCCGAGGGAGCGGACGTCGTGGCGGCGGATCTCAGCCCGGCGCAACTGGCGGTGGTCGAGCTCAAGGTGGCGGCCATTCGCCACCTCGGCCGCGGGGGGACCCTCGAGTTTCTCGGAATCCGCGACTCGCCGCTGCCGCGGGCGGAGGTCTTCGAACGGCTGGCCGGATCGCTCTCGGCGGGTGCGGAGCGCTATTGGAGGGAGCGGCCGGAAACCCTCGAGGCGGGCGTGATTCACGCCGGCAAGTTCGAGTCGTACTTTCGAATCCTGCGGCGGAAGATTCTGCCGCTGGTGCATGGTCGCAAGACCGTGCGAGCGGTGCTCGAGGAGCGCACGCCGCCCGAGCGGGAGCGCTTCTACCGGGATCGTTGGGACACGTGGCGCTGGCGGCTGCTCTTCCGGCTGTTTTTCAGCCGCTGGGTGATGGCTCGCCTCGGCCGGGATCCCGAGTTCTTCCGCTTCGTCGAGGGCTCGGTCGCCGACGAGATCCTGAAGCGGGCGCGGCGCGCGCTGACCGACCTGCCGACCCATGCGAATCCCTATCTCGACTACATTCTGACCGGGAACTTCCGCACCTTGCCCCGGTATCTGCGCCCCGAGCCGTTCGCGAAGCTCGAGGGCCGCCTCGACCGGCTCGAGCTCGCCCAAGGCTCGATCGCCGACGTGGCTTCGAGCCACGCCGATGACGGTTTCGACGGCTTCAATCTCTCGGACGTCTTCGAGTACCTGGATCCGGAGCTCTGCCGGTCGATCTACGAGACCCTCGTCGAGCACAGCCGGCCGGGCGCCCGGCTGGCCTACTGGAACATGCTCGTGCCCAGGCGCCGGCCGGACTCCGTGGCCGACCGGGTGAGCTCGCTCGACGAACAGGCGGCCGAGCTCTACGCTCGAGACCTGGCGTTTTTCTACGGTACCTTCGTCGTCGAACAGGTGAGCCGAGAGTGA
- a CDS encoding nucleotidyltransferase family protein, translated as MTPEHPEALRVALEVIELLDRLGIPYHLGGSYASSVHGIPRQTQDIDLVVDLDTASVRELLSELPEGYYRDLESALDAMGNRKSFNLIHLASGVKIDVFVRGEEPFDREEFRRSRKVSLGSGSDRSVRVKSAEDTILRKLDWFRRGEETSDRQWSDVLGILESQESALDFGYLERWATELGVADLLERARADR; from the coding sequence ATGACTCCCGAGCATCCCGAAGCCTTGCGGGTGGCTCTGGAGGTCATCGAGCTGCTCGACCGCCTCGGCATTCCCTACCATCTGGGAGGGTCCTACGCTAGTTCGGTCCACGGCATTCCGCGACAGACCCAGGACATCGATCTGGTGGTCGACCTCGACACCGCATCGGTGCGGGAGCTGCTGTCCGAGCTGCCCGAAGGCTACTATCGAGATCTCGAGTCCGCTCTCGATGCGATGGGGAATCGAAAGAGCTTCAACCTGATCCACCTGGCAAGCGGGGTGAAGATTGACGTCTTTGTGCGCGGAGAAGAACCCTTCGACCGCGAGGAATTCCGTCGGAGCAGAAAGGTCAGCCTCGGGTCCGGGTCGGACCGCTCAGTTCGAGTCAAGTCCGCTGAGGACACGATTTTGCGGAAGCTGGACTGGTTTCGAAGGGGCGAAGAAACGTCGGACCGGCAGTGGTCCGACGTGCTGGGAATCCTCGAGAGCCAAGAATCGGCGCTCGACTTCGGCTATCTCGAGCGATGGGCGACGGAGCTCGGAGTCGCCGACCTGCTCGAACGCGCCCGAGCCGACCGCTAG
- a CDS encoding type II toxin-antitoxin system prevent-host-death family antitoxin, giving the protein MKHATITETKNQLSALLDQVRSGETVLILDRGRPIARIESVASGPDASVGRVARLERQGLVRRAEGADSDNKAANKAQEILKESPPRASGGRSATEALSEERAHGR; this is encoded by the coding sequence ATGAAACACGCCACTATAACCGAAACCAAAAACCAGCTGAGTGCGCTCCTGGACCAGGTGCGAAGCGGCGAGACGGTCTTGATTCTCGATCGAGGTCGCCCGATCGCACGCATCGAATCCGTGGCCTCCGGCCCTGATGCCTCGGTCGGGCGAGTCGCGCGGCTCGAGAGGCAGGGCCTCGTGCGGCGCGCCGAGGGCGCGGACTCCGACAACAAGGCCGCCAACAAGGCGCAAGAGATTCTGAAAGAGTCGCCGCCCCGTGCGAGTGGCGGCCGGAGCGCCACAGAGGCGCTCTCGGAAGAGCGCGCGCACGGCCGATGA
- a CDS encoding type II toxin-antitoxin system VapC family toxin, producing MRYWDSSALVPLLVEEEETEALVDLYLSDPEVITWWGTSIECASAIARLERDEALASAEARVVFRRLAFLASGWHLVEATERVREAANRLLRTHDLRAADSLQLAAAQVASEHRPASLELVCRDQRLARAADREGFNLI from the coding sequence ATGAGGTACTGGGACAGTTCGGCTCTGGTTCCGCTCCTCGTCGAGGAGGAAGAGACCGAAGCTCTGGTAGACCTCTACCTCTCCGATCCCGAGGTCATCACCTGGTGGGGCACCTCGATCGAATGCGCTTCGGCGATCGCCCGCCTGGAGCGCGACGAAGCGCTCGCCTCTGCCGAAGCCCGGGTGGTCTTCCGACGCCTCGCTTTTCTGGCCTCGGGATGGCATCTGGTCGAGGCGACCGAACGGGTGCGCGAGGCGGCTAATCGCCTGCTGCGAACGCACGATTTGCGGGCCGCCGACAGCCTGCAACTCGCGGCCGCCCAGGTCGCTTCAGAGCATCGGCCGGCATCGCTCGAGCTCGTCTGCCGCGATCAGAGACTCGCGCGAGCGGCGGATCGCGAGGGCTTCAACCTCATCTGA
- a CDS encoding MMPL family transporter, whose translation MSRLPVRSRALLAFFALAFLAAGPGLLRLRLDNTPDRFFVRDVESLERQASFEVLFGRERRVRIVLEGEGLWTREGLEALAAVERTAAESPAVRRTGGLWSRHRWLLPEWPPEDAAAFRESALADELGRSAGWVSPSGDVATVLVELEAEAPSAEIDELERRVRARAGTVLALDLAGLPVFERAMDESQRRLVTVYLPGLLLLAVLLLWLGFRSFRAAAAPLAFVVVVVFVMLGVVGYAGAPLNMISVVFVPLLFVISLATAVHLQAGFGHELDAGLSARAAVSATLRRKGRAVVWTALTTAIAFGSFAVSPVPPIRSLGVWLAAGLGWMLVVAFGFYPVVLEAGEAGPAAPPGTKAGAATAASASASGSLARAVRRRAPRLARWTATHRTRVLAAFGLLALVAVAGLFRLRRESNLLTYFSVDHPARRAVVGLEAAGLSGAAAELLVHLPPEVPMERRFRDPAGLDRLGDLAAELRAVPGVRGAVGAGDLYRAALADVLVAGEPSETARWVVLGLMQADEDAAARLDTFLADDGRAARVSVLLPQRGPRELDPVLEAVRRVAERAFPEAGVSIEGELPLLLGTQRHLLRTLSVSLALTLLAIGVILVVITRSAAGAARALAPNLWAVLAVFGVMGWAGVPLDSTTVMIAAVVLGLAVDDTLHTLAQLRFEAGGSPGLGAGPDRLDRLDQLAAVLERVAPAHVLTSLVLTAGFAVCAFSDFLPLSRFGALSAAGVVAALAGDLFLLPALLAKRGLR comes from the coding sequence GTGAGCCGGCTGCCGGTTCGTTCGAGGGCCTTGCTGGCCTTCTTTGCCCTGGCGTTTCTTGCCGCCGGGCCCGGGCTGCTACGCCTGCGCCTCGACAACACGCCGGATCGGTTCTTCGTGCGCGACGTCGAGAGCCTGGAGCGGCAGGCGAGCTTCGAGGTGCTTTTCGGGCGCGAGCGGCGGGTGCGGATCGTCCTCGAGGGTGAGGGCCTCTGGACTCGCGAGGGCCTGGAAGCGCTGGCGGCGGTCGAGCGCACCGCCGCCGAGTCTCCCGCGGTCCGCCGCACGGGCGGACTGTGGAGCCGCCATCGCTGGCTGCTGCCTGAGTGGCCGCCCGAGGACGCCGCGGCCTTTCGCGAATCGGCGCTCGCCGACGAGCTGGGCCGTTCGGCCGGCTGGGTCTCGCCTTCGGGCGACGTGGCGACCGTGCTGGTCGAGCTCGAGGCAGAGGCCCCCTCGGCCGAGATCGACGAGCTCGAGCGGCGTGTGCGCGCGCGGGCCGGAACCGTGCTCGCTCTCGACCTCGCCGGTCTCCCCGTCTTCGAGCGCGCCATGGACGAGAGCCAGCGGCGGCTGGTGACGGTCTATCTGCCCGGGCTTCTTCTCCTGGCCGTGCTTCTCCTGTGGCTCGGCTTTCGCTCGTTCCGAGCCGCCGCCGCGCCGCTCGCCTTCGTGGTGGTGGTCGTGTTCGTGATGCTCGGGGTGGTCGGCTACGCGGGCGCTCCGCTCAACATGATCTCGGTGGTCTTCGTGCCGCTCCTCTTCGTGATCTCTCTGGCTACGGCCGTCCACCTCCAGGCCGGGTTCGGTCACGAGCTCGACGCCGGACTTTCGGCGCGCGCAGCGGTCTCGGCGACCCTGCGCCGCAAGGGCCGCGCGGTGGTCTGGACCGCGCTGACCACGGCGATCGCGTTCGGCTCGTTCGCGGTGAGCCCGGTGCCGCCGATTCGCTCGCTCGGTGTCTGGCTCGCCGCCGGACTCGGCTGGATGCTGGTGGTGGCGTTCGGCTTTTATCCGGTGGTGTTGGAAGCTGGGGAAGCCGGGCCAGCCGCGCCGCCCGGAACCAAGGCCGGCGCCGCAACCGCCGCGTCGGCCTCCGCCAGCGGCTCCCTCGCCCGGGCCGTCCGCCGCCGGGCGCCCCGACTTGCGCGCTGGACGGCGACGCATCGCACCCGCGTGCTCGCGGCGTTTGGCCTGCTCGCGCTCGTCGCCGTGGCCGGGCTGTTCAGGCTCCGCCGGGAGAGCAATCTCTTGACCTACTTCTCCGTCGACCATCCGGCCCGGCGCGCGGTCGTCGGTCTCGAGGCGGCGGGCCTCTCGGGCGCGGCGGCGGAGCTCCTCGTCCATCTGCCGCCGGAGGTTCCCATGGAGCGGCGCTTTCGGGACCCGGCAGGGCTCGATCGCCTGGGCGATCTCGCCGCCGAGCTGCGGGCCGTGCCGGGAGTCCGCGGTGCTGTGGGCGCGGGCGACCTCTATCGTGCCGCGCTCGCCGATGTGCTCGTCGCGGGCGAGCCCAGCGAGACCGCGCGTTGGGTGGTGCTCGGTCTCATGCAGGCCGATGAGGACGCCGCGGCGCGCCTCGACACGTTCTTGGCCGACGACGGGCGCGCCGCGCGTGTCAGCGTGCTGCTGCCGCAGCGCGGCCCGCGCGAGCTCGACCCGGTGCTCGAAGCCGTGCGCCGGGTCGCCGAGCGCGCCTTCCCGGAGGCGGGGGTCTCGATCGAGGGTGAGCTGCCCCTCCTCCTGGGCACCCAACGGCACTTGCTGCGGACGCTCAGCGTGTCGCTGGCGCTGACCCTGCTCGCGATTGGCGTGATTCTGGTCGTGATCACTCGCTCGGCCGCGGGCGCCGCGCGCGCACTGGCTCCGAACCTGTGGGCGGTTCTGGCCGTCTTCGGCGTGATGGGCTGGGCCGGTGTGCCGCTCGACAGCACGACGGTGATGATCGCAGCCGTCGTCCTGGGGCTGGCGGTGGACGACACCCTCCACACGCTCGCCCAGCTGCGCTTCGAGGCCGGTGGATCACCCGGGCTCGGCGCCGGGCCCGACCGACTGGACCGCCTGGACCAACTGGCGGCGGTGCTCGAGCGGGTCGCTCCGGCTCACGTCTTGACCTCGCTGGTGCTCACCGCCGGCTTTGCGGTGTGCGCGTTCTCGGATTTCCTGCCGCTCTCCCGATTCGGCGCGCTCTCGGCGGCCGGTGTCGTCGCGGCGCTGGCGGGCGATCTCTTCCTGTTGCCGGCGCTGCTGGCGAAGAGGGGTCTCAGATGA